One window of the Epinephelus moara isolate mb chromosome 24, YSFRI_EMoa_1.0, whole genome shotgun sequence genome contains the following:
- the LOC126386164 gene encoding potassium channel subfamily K member 15-like yields MKPQNIRTVSLILSIVFYLLIGAAVFDALESDSESSRKKALEQKLNELKNKYGFNEDDYREIERVVVQSEPHRAGRQWKFAGSFYFALTVITTIGYGHAAPRTDAGKVFCMFYALLGIPLTLVMFQSLGERINTFVRYLLCRTKQCLGLQETEVSMGNMVLVGLLSCMSTLCIGAAAFSHYENWTFFDAFYYCFVTLTTIGFGDFVALQNTDALQNRPPYVAFSFIYILVGLTVVGAFLNLVVLRFLIVSTEEPDTRTEAGVEDQGTQPKDTQGDLEVSVAEAETADVSYKDREDGHSSLCNLSLPMEGGTSCMNLLPSPTEESRLISSEHSKLSEPSRLRALFTCMCCGPDVYDSPSPPHHEEAGGHSNPVFYNSISYRVDRASCSSCTASLEASPCRAALCKNNPHTRRKSL; encoded by the exons ATGAAGCCGCAGAACATCAGGACCgtctctctcatcctctccatTGTTTTCTACCTGCTCATAGGAGCCGCCGTCTTTGACGCGCTGGAGTCAGACAGCGAGAGTTCAAGGAAGAAGGCACTGGAGCAGAAGCTAAACGAGCTGAAGAACAAGTACGGCTTCAACGAGGATGACTACAGAGAGATTGAGAGAGTGGTCGTGCAGTCGGAGCCGCACCGCGCAGGGAGGCAGTGGAAGTTCGCCggatcattttattttgcccTCACTGTCATCACCACGATCG GTTATGGCCACGCTGCCCCACGCACTGATGCTGGCAAGGTCTTCTGCATGTTTTACGCTCTCCTGGGCATTCCTCTGACGCTGGTCATGTTCCAGAGCCTGGGTGAGAGGATCAACACTTTTGTCCGCTACCTCCTGTGCAGAACCAAGCAGTGCCTGGGCTTACAGGAGACAGAGGTGTCCATGGGGAACATGGTCCTGGTGGGTTTGTTGTCGTGCATGAGCACCCTGTGTATCGGAGCTGCAGCCTTCTCCCATTATGAGAACTGGACCTTCTTTGATGCCTTCTACTACTGCTTCGTAACGCTCACCACCATTGGATTTGGGGATTTTGTGGCCCTGCAGAACACGGATGCTCTCCAGAACCGACCCCCCTACGTGGCATTTAGCTTCATCTACATTTTAGTTGGGCTGACAGTCGTTGGGGCTTTTCTTAACCTGGTGGTGCTGAGGTTTCTCATCGTCAGCACAGAGGAGCCTGACACAAGGACTGAAGCAGGGGTAGAGGATCAGGGAACACAGCCTAAGGATACGCAGGGGGATTTGGAGGTGTCGGTGGCAGAGGCAGAAACTGCTGATGTCAGCTATAAAGACCGCGAGGATGGACACAGCAGCCTGTGCAACCTGAGTCTTCCCATGGAGGGGGGCACCAGCTGTATGaatctcctcccctctcctacAGAGGAGAGCAGACTTATTTCATCTGAGCACTCAAAGCTCTCTGAACCAAGCAGACTCAGGGCCTTGTTCACCTGCATGTGCTGTGGCCCGGACGTTTATGACAGCCCCTCTCCGCCTCATCATGAGGAGGCGGGCGGCCACAGCAACCCTGTCTTTTACAACTCCATCTCCTACAGGGTGGACCGGGCCTCGTGCAGCTCCTGCACCGCATCCCTAGAGGCCTCCCCCTGCAGAGCAGCTCTCTGTAAGAACAATCCTCACACCAGGAGGAAGTCATTATAA